The Actinomycetota bacterium genome window below encodes:
- a CDS encoding cyclase family protein: MTVHEEVGPIANMPAAEIVEAARLVKQGRRFSLATPRFPGMPLFPGHPPFQVLNYRTPPGIRAEGAQPWGPPNDVGLGYMAEYVMATSHSGAHVDALAHMTIGEDDHWYGGGNTAEHLTDTGPSVGDAEKLPPFFTRGVLLDAAGYRGVQALPAGSPIGADELEAIAAREGVEVRPWDTVLIRTGYLAFWPDREKMAEHRTAGPDLSAGEWLLERGVVATGTDTETYEVQPAPDRGTPANPQPVHTRLLIEAGIYLMESVYLEELATEGIHEFLFVALPVKIRGATGSMIDPLAVI, encoded by the coding sequence ATGACGGTGCACGAAGAAGTCGGACCGATCGCCAACATGCCTGCCGCCGAGATCGTCGAGGCGGCTCGACTCGTGAAGCAAGGTCGGCGTTTCTCGCTGGCGACCCCACGATTCCCGGGCATGCCTCTCTTCCCGGGCCATCCACCGTTTCAGGTCCTCAACTACCGCACCCCACCGGGGATTCGTGCCGAGGGTGCTCAACCGTGGGGACCTCCGAACGACGTGGGTCTCGGCTACATGGCCGAATATGTGATGGCCACGTCCCACTCGGGTGCGCATGTCGATGCTCTCGCGCATATGACCATCGGTGAGGACGACCACTGGTACGGCGGCGGAAACACCGCCGAGCATCTGACCGACACGGGCCCATCGGTCGGCGACGCCGAGAAGCTCCCACCGTTCTTCACGCGGGGAGTGCTGCTCGATGCCGCCGGGTATCGCGGCGTCCAGGCGTTGCCCGCGGGCTCGCCGATCGGTGCAGACGAGCTCGAGGCCATCGCCGCCCGTGAGGGGGTCGAGGTTCGCCCGTGGGACACCGTCCTGATCCGTACCGGCTACCTGGCTTTCTGGCCGGACCGAGAGAAGATGGCCGAGCACAGGACCGCCGGACCCGATCTCTCCGCCGGCGAATGGCTGCTCGAACGCGGCGTGGTCGCGACAGGAACCGACACGGAGACCTATGAGGTCCAACCGGCACCCGACCGGGGGACGCCGGCCAACCCGCAGCCGGTCCACACCCGGCTGCTGATCGAGGCCGGCATCTACCTGATGGAGAGCGTGTATCTGGAGGAGCTCGCCACGGAGGGGATCCACGAGTTCCTCTTCGTCGCTCTGCCAGTCAAGATTCGTGGTGCAACCGGGTCGATGATCGACCCGCTTGCCGTTATCTAG